In Leopardus geoffroyi isolate Oge1 chromosome D1, O.geoffroyi_Oge1_pat1.0, whole genome shotgun sequence, a single window of DNA contains:
- the LOC123602557 gene encoding olfactory receptor 2D3-like: MGTENQTYLTEFILLGLSSDWQTQILLFVVFLIIYLLTLCGNFLIIVLIHIDSRLHTPMYFFLKNLSFTDLCFSTTVIPQMLFHLLVMRKTISFAGCSIQMIFFLVAGCTESSLLAVMSYDRYVAVCKPLHYSTLMTQRVCVQLIIGSWASGAIVSLVDTIFTLCLSYHGQNIINHYFCEPPALLKLASEETYKAEMAILAMGIVILLGPVSLILFSYWNIISTVIRIQSGEGRLKAFSTCGSHLIVVVFFYGSTIFTYMCPNSKKVNEGDKVISVFYSVITSMMNPFIYSLRNKEVREAFRKAFGR, encoded by the coding sequence ATGGGCACAGAAAACCAAACCTATCTGACTGAATTCATCTTGCTAGGCCTTTCTTCAGATTGGCAGACCCAAATCCTGCTGTTTGTAGTGTTTCTCATCATCTACCTGCTAACTCTGTGTGGGAATTTTCTCATCATAGTGCTAATTCATATTGACTCTAGACTTCATACACCAATGTACTTCTTCCTTAAAAACCTGTCGTTTACTGATCTCTGTTTCTCTACAACAGTCATCCCCCAGATGCTATTCCACTTGCTGGTAATGAGAAAGACCATTTCCTTTGCTGGGTGTTCaattcagatgatttttttcctaGTAGCTGGGTGTACAGAAAGTTCCCTCCTAGCAGTGATGTcctatgaccgctatgtggcTGTCTGTAAGCCCCTTCActactccaccctcatgacccagAGGGTGTGTGTACAGCTGATCATAGGGTCCTGGGCCAGTGGAGCCATTGTGTCTTTAGTAGACACAATATTTACTTTATGTCTCTCATACCATGGACAGAATATaattaatcattatttttgtgAACCTCCTGCACTCTTGAAGTTGGCTTCAGAAGAAACCTACAAAGCTGAGATGGCCATCTTGGCAATGGGCATAGTAATTCTCCTTGGTCCTGTCTCCCTCATCCTTTTCTCCTACTGGAATATTATCTCCACTGTGATTCGGATACAGTCAGGTGAGGGGAGACTTAAGGCCTTTTCTACCTGTGGTTCTCATCTCATTGTTGTGGTCTTCTTCTATGGCTCAACTATATTTACCTACATGTGTCCAAATTCCAAGAAGGTAAATGAAGGGGATAAGGTGATTTCTGTGTTCTACTCAGTCATAACATCCATGATGAACCCATTCATTTACAGCCTGAGAAACAAGGAGGTAAGGGAGGCATTTAGGAAAGCATTTGGAAGATAG